A genomic region of Streptomyces rimosus contains the following coding sequences:
- the lepB gene encoding signal peptidase I, which yields MGAEGAYGEGSYGTYEAGAHGRYDEYADGPNGRYDGYADGPYGTGGHGAGAYAGGGAGGDAGGAYGLGTAENDGDPGVVTRTIKPARGGRAERRRQARRIKRRRRRSYLKEIPILIGVALAIALVLKTFLVQAFVIPSGSMEQTIRIGDRVLVDKLTPWFGSEPERGDVVVFKDPGGWLKGEQVKPADDPVVVKQIKEFLTFIGLLPSADEQDLIKRVVGVGGDTVKCCDKQGRVTVNGTPLDEPYIHPGNPPSQFTFEVKVPAGRIFVMGDHRSNSADSRYHLDEPYRGTISVDSVVGRAVVIAWPVGHWRRLEEPETYATVRDAPGARATSGHVPHRVSSDSLSVLPTPAELPLVMGVVGLHRRSGGRWRGVRSGCGGLGGRRTVRNRRARRAGRER from the coding sequence GTGGGCGCCGAGGGGGCGTACGGGGAGGGTTCGTACGGGACGTACGAGGCTGGAGCGCACGGGAGGTACGACGAGTACGCCGACGGGCCGAACGGAAGGTACGACGGGTACGCGGACGGGCCGTACGGAACCGGGGGGCACGGGGCCGGGGCGTATGCAGGCGGAGGCGCAGGGGGTGACGCCGGCGGAGCGTACGGCCTCGGGACCGCGGAGAACGACGGTGACCCCGGCGTCGTCACACGTACGATCAAGCCCGCCAGAGGAGGGCGCGCCGAGCGGCGGCGCCAGGCGCGCCGCATCAAACGCCGCAGGCGTCGCTCCTACCTCAAGGAAATACCGATCCTCATCGGCGTGGCCCTGGCCATCGCGCTGGTGCTCAAGACCTTTCTCGTTCAGGCGTTCGTGATTCCCTCGGGCTCGATGGAGCAGACCATCCGGATCGGCGACCGGGTGCTGGTCGACAAGCTGACCCCCTGGTTCGGCTCCGAGCCCGAGCGCGGTGACGTGGTCGTCTTCAAGGACCCCGGGGGCTGGCTCAAGGGCGAGCAGGTCAAGCCCGCCGACGACCCCGTCGTGGTCAAGCAGATCAAGGAATTCCTGACCTTCATCGGACTGCTTCCGTCCGCCGACGAGCAGGATCTGATCAAGCGGGTGGTGGGCGTCGGGGGTGACACGGTCAAGTGCTGCGACAAGCAGGGGCGCGTCACGGTCAACGGCACGCCCCTGGACGAACCGTACATACATCCGGGCAATCCGCCCTCGCAGTTCACCTTCGAGGTCAAGGTTCCCGCCGGGCGGATCTTCGTGATGGGCGACCACCGCTCCAATTCGGCGGACTCGCGGTATCACCTGGACGAGCCGTACCGTGGGACGATCTCGGTCGACAGCGTGGTGGGCCGGGCGGTGGTCATCGCCTGGCCGGTGGGGCACTGGCGCCGCCTGGAGGAGCCGGAGACCTACGCGACCGTACGCGACGCGCCGGGTGCGAGGGCGACGTCGGGGCACGTGCCGCATAGGGTGTCCTCCGACAGTTTGTCCGTACTCCCGACCCCTGCGGAACTCCCGCTCGTTATGGGAGTGGTGGGCCTGCACCGACGATCGGGCGGGCGGTGGCGTGGAGTAAGGAGTGGATGTGGGGGACTTGGCGGTCGGCGCACGGTCCGGAACCGAAGAGCCCGAAGAGCCGGCAGGGAGCGGTGA